DNA from Leptospira mayottensis 200901116:
ATTTCCAAACCGATTCGTCGTACAAGTATTTTGGAAGTTCTAAAAAAAGCTAAAATAGAAAAGGAAATCCGGGATCAACACACGGAGACCTTGATCAGATCTGAGACTGAAAATACTAAACTTGCACAGAGGGCCAAGGATCTATATTTACAAAATTATAATATTCTAAATGCAACAAGCGATTGTGTAATCACGTTGGATCAGGATTTGAAATTTTCCGGTTTAAACCAATCCGCCTTGGACGCGTTCGGGTATACCGAAGAGGAAATCCTCGGGAAACATTTTAATGTACTGATCCCCCCGGAAAAAGAAAAACTCTATATGGAAAAAGTAGCTCTGCTTTTAAAAAGAAAAAACAAGAAACAAATCGCCAGAATTAGCCGCTCCGACCTGATGAGCAAGGACGGAGAAGTGAGAATCTACGATATCTCTGTTTGTTATTACGACATCGAAGGCCAAACGTATTATACCGGAATTGCAAGGGATATCACAAATAAACTTTTGATTTCGGAAAAGCTCATAGACGCGGAGCGGCGCGCGTTTCTTTCCGTTCTCGCTTCAAGTATCGGGCACGAGATCAACAACTCATTGACTGCGATTCAGGGACATATCGAAATCGCGAAACTTCCCGACGCCACGGAACAGATCCGCCAAAAGACGATTCAAATCACCTGGAGTCAATTGATTAAGTTGAAAACTCTCACGAACAACCTTTTACAATTGGGAAAACCCGGAGAAAGTTTAAGTAAAACTTTGGAATCGATCAATCTAAATGATTCTGTGGAAAGTGTGATCGACGTTTTTCAAAAAACTTCCAGACTCAAAGACTGTCGGATCTATTTTAAACCTGGACCGGCTTCGGTAATTGTCAAATCGGATCAGGATCAGCTTTCTCTCTTGCTTTCCAACATCGTTTTAAACTCCGCGGACGCGACCGGCAATCGAGGAAACATTCAAATTTCCGTATATATTAGAAATCATCATCCGGTCGTCTCTGTTTTGGACGACGGTGTCGGAATGAGCGAAGAAGTGATTCAAAAAATTTATCAGCCTTATTTTACGACAAAAGGAATCGGAAAAGGAACAGGACTTGGAATGTTCGTCACCAAAGAGATCGCGGATCAGCGTGGAATCAAAATCGAAATCGAATCGGAACCGAATTTAGGAACGGAATTTCGTTTGGTTTTTCCAGACAAGGTATAAACGATATGCATACTTCCGTCTCTTTAACGGATCAAGAATTGAAATTTCTGGACTTATCCGGAAAACATCCTCAAAAAATTTATCCGATCACCTCAGAAGCCTCGGATCGAAAATACTTTCGTGTCGTTTATCCGGACAGAACTCTCATCCTTTGCAAAGATGTTCGTTTTCAGTATGACTTCGTCGAGATAGCGGATTTCCTGGGTCAGGAACAATTCGTTGTTCCCGAAATTCTCAAAAAGGATTTAATTCATTTTTTGATCCTAATGACTGACTGCGGAGAAAAGGATCTGACTTCGGTCACGGACGACTTAGAATACAGAGAATGGCTCGTAAAATCGATCGAAATTCTAGTTAGATTACAAAAGACGAATCCCGTCCCACCAGTAAGTTCGAGGGAATTTGACTTGGAAAAATTTGAATTTGAAAGCACGTTTACATATTCCAATTATTTAAAGCT
Protein-coding regions in this window:
- a CDS encoding hybrid sensor histidine kinase/response regulator, giving the protein MESKSTTVLVIDDEFEIRTVLERVISREGYRVLLAKDFDSAFEIIRSQKIDVVISDIVMNGKNGIEVTKAVRKINENIPVILMTGNPDLATAEEAVRNRVFDYISKPIRRTSILEVLKKAKIEKEIRDQHTETLIRSETENTKLAQRAKDLYLQNYNILNATSDCVITLDQDLKFSGLNQSALDAFGYTEEEILGKHFNVLIPPEKEKLYMEKVALLLKRKNKKQIARISRSDLMSKDGEVRIYDISVCYYDIEGQTYYTGIARDITNKLLISEKLIDAERRAFLSVLASSIGHEINNSLTAIQGHIEIAKLPDATEQIRQKTIQITWSQLIKLKTLTNNLLQLGKPGESLSKTLESINLNDSVESVIDVFQKTSRLKDCRIYFKPGPASVIVKSDQDQLSLLLSNIVLNSADATGNRGNIQISVYIRNHHPVVSVLDDGVGMSEEVIQKIYQPYFTTKGIGKGTGLGMFVTKEIADQRGIKIEIESEPNLGTEFRLVFPDKV